In Brachypodium distachyon strain Bd21 chromosome 2, Brachypodium_distachyon_v3.0, whole genome shotgun sequence, one genomic interval encodes:
- the LOC112270630 gene encoding uncharacterized protein LOC112270630 isoform X1: MREGFNLGHSLSFFSMGIWAKLVKVEKLCCGSLSSVKPTKNKPGGMTHSQLEGKEAVRFRRCHVTAKGEGMGRSRHADIWPGSIYNNRTIYPDRRTTSILLMAKSTSALCLVALAAMAAILSSCCHAYKEYDAAAAAAAPYHTAVPASCYANEYPNCTDRRCQAFCGGDGRPEPGAHCDDPNSCCCPVSKKKSSYS, encoded by the exons ATGCGCGAAGGGTTCAACCTAGGccactctctctcttttttttccatgggCATCTGGGCCAAACTTGTAAAGGTCGAAAAACTCTGTTGCGGCTCTCTCTCGAGTGTGAAGCCCACAAAGAACAAACCTGGAGGCATGACCCACTCGCAGCTGGAGGGTAAGGAGGCTGTGAGATTCAGGAGATGTCACGTCACAGCCAAGGGGGAGGGGATGGGCCGCAGCAG GCATGCAGATATATGGCCGGGGTCTATATATAACAACAGAACAATATATCCAGATCGAAGAACAACAAGTATTCTCCTCATGGCGAAGAGCACGAGCGCTCTATGCTTGGTGGCTCTCGCGGCCATGGCTGCCATCCTCTCCTCGTGTTGCCACGCGTATAAAGAG TatgatgcggcggcggcggctgctgctccttATCACACCGCCGTGCCGGCGTCGTGCTACGCCAACGAATACCCAAACTGCACCGACCGCCGGTGCCAGGCTTtctgcggcggcgacggcaggcCGGAGCCTGGAGCCCACTGCGACGACCCAAATTCCTGCTGCTGCCCTgtttctaaaaagaaaagcagcTATAGCTGA
- the LOC100838897 gene encoding uncharacterized protein LOC100838897, which yields MAARKELSSTLRNLKFMQRAAVAQKIEDKTEVDVEVEAEVLTPAANGGFGSSARVARKCVVVMEGNPHPGAVKGRMSFQNFNPSIDKLNEEASGHQTQSASPSNSQEDGANPSRTDDVSASRFRGFNVDSSESISLNDLKRKEPELEMETPRSQKLPKTTGQNVDGESSSQSNGRGSRKSNKHEKLDWNLLRRRKSK from the exons atggcggcaaGGAAGGAGCTCTCGAGCACTCTCAGGAACCTCAAG TTTATGCAGCGCGCGGCGGTCGCGCAGAAGATCGAGGACAAAACCGAGGTGGATGTtgaggtggaggcggaggtgctgacgccggcggcgaacGGAGGGTTTGGCTCATCGGCTCGAGTCGCCAGGAAGTG TGTAGTTGTCATGGAGGGTAATCCACACCCAGGAGCTGTGAAGGGTCGAATGTCATTCCAAAATTTCAATCCATCTATTGAT AAACTAAATGAAGAGGCAAGTGGACACCAAACGCAATCAGCTTCACCTAGTAATTCTCAAGAAGACGGTGCAAATCCCAGCAG AACAGATGATGTATCAGCATCAAGATTTAGAGGCTTCAATGTCGATAGTTCAGAAAGCATATCTCTGAATGACCTTAAGAGAAAAGAGCCCGAGCTTGAGATGGAAACACCACGATCTCAAAAGCTGCCCAAGACCACTGGCCAGAATGTCGATGGTGAATCGTCTTCCCAAAGCAATGGCCGTGGGTCCCGCAAGTCGAACAAACACGAGAAGCTTGATTGGAATCTTCTCAGACGTCGGAAGTCAAAATGA
- the LOC104583017 gene encoding ubiquitin recognition factor in ER-associated degradation protein 1 has translation MEMKRKEQDGADVDERWEAFLEAQQTGRFAQFYRCRPMSLLDKKNAEDYDQGNKVIMPQSALERLSSINVQFPMVFSIENEGGGERGRSHCGVHEFVAEEGFVHLPTQMMEQLGVAAGEGGLVMMRNAELPKATFLKLQPHSSAFLNIRDLKDLMSYNFGRYACVTEGDTIAVREKLHGLGGRGGGEAVYRFDVIEARPGGAVSTVETDCEVDFAVPLDYKEPVLATPVPVPAAEAAEGPRRFAGVGFRMDGKPVEQERAPAAPAKGDQGKRVLQFGGASAAAAGGAAAGGKKVGGGEEEEKKPAAARFTGKMYSLQSQSKD, from the exons ATG GAGATGAAGCGGAAGGAGCAGGACGGCGCCGACGTTGACGAGCGGTGGGAGGCGTTCCTGGAGGCGCAGCAGACGGGGCGGTTCGCGCAGTTCTACCGGTGCCGGCCCATGTCGCTGCTGGACAAGAAGAACGCCGAGGACTACGACCAGGGCAACAAGGTCATCATGCCGCAGTCGGCCCTCGAGAGGCTCAGCTCCATCAACGTGCAGTTCCCGATGGTGTTCTCGATCGAGAACgagggcggcggggagcggggGAGGTCGCACTGCGGCGTGCACGAGTTCGTGGCGGAGGAAGGGTTCGTGCACCTGCCGACGCAGATGATGGAGCAGCTGGGCGTGGCGGCCGGAGAAGGCGGGCTTGTGATGATGCGCAACGCCGAGCTCCCCAAGGCCACCTTCCTGAAGCTCCAGCCCCACTCCTCCGCCTTCCTCAACATCCGCGACCTCAAAGACCT GATGAGCTACAACTTCGGGAGGTACGCGTGCGTGACGGAGGGGGACACGATCGCCGTCAGGGAGAAGCTCCACGgcctcggcggccgcggcggcggagaggcggTGTACCGGTTCGACGTGATCGAGGCGCGGCCGGGGGGCGCCGTGTCGACGGTGGAGACGGACTGCGAGGTCGACTTCGCCGTGCCGCTCGACTACAAGGAGCCGGTGCTCGCGACGCCGGTGCCTGTGCCGgctgcggaggcggcggaggggccGCGGCGGTTCGCGGGCGTCGGGTTCCGGATGGACGGCAAGCCGGTGGAGCAGgagcgggcgccggcggctccggcgaagggTGATCAGGGGAAGCGGGTGCTTCAGTTCGGAGGcgcgtcggccgccgccgctggtggtgctgctgcaggagggaagaaggtgggcggcggcgaggaggaggagaagaagcctGCTGCTGCCCGGTTTACCGGCAAGATGTACTCTCTGCAGAGCCAAAGCAAAGACTGA
- the LOC112270630 gene encoding uncharacterized protein LOC112270630 isoform X2 has translation MREGFNLGHSLSFFSMGIWAKLVKVEKLCCGSLSSVKPTKNKPGGMTHSQLEGKEAVRFRRCHVTAKGEGMGRSRHADIWPGSIYNNRTIYPDRRTTSILLMAKSTSALCLVALAAMAAILSSCCHAYKEIDVSSLPRCRTATTKSAGNGAATAGPRTATWRSRLIPTVNKGPASLNPRGFLNAAAIQTLLPLTPRKFLN, from the exons ATGCGCGAAGGGTTCAACCTAGGccactctctctcttttttttccatgggCATCTGGGCCAAACTTGTAAAGGTCGAAAAACTCTGTTGCGGCTCTCTCTCGAGTGTGAAGCCCACAAAGAACAAACCTGGAGGCATGACCCACTCGCAGCTGGAGGGTAAGGAGGCTGTGAGATTCAGGAGATGTCACGTCACAGCCAAGGGGGAGGGGATGGGCCGCAGCAG GCATGCAGATATATGGCCGGGGTCTATATATAACAACAGAACAATATATCCAGATCGAAGAACAACAAGTATTCTCCTCATGGCGAAGAGCACGAGCGCTCTATGCTTGGTGGCTCTCGCGGCCATGGCTGCCATCCTCTCCTCGTGTTGCCACGCGTATAAAGAG ATAGATGTTTCGAGCCTACCCCGATGCCGGACTGCGACTACAAAAAGTGCCGGGAACGGTGCGGCGACGGCTGGACCCCGTACTGCTACATGGCGGAGCCGCCTAATTCCAACCGTCAACAAGGGGCCGGCGTCGTTGAACCCACGGGGATTTCTGAATGCTGCTGCCATCCAAACTCTTCTTCCCCTAACTCCTCGTAAATTCTTGAATTAA